The Brassica oleracea var. oleracea cultivar TO1000 chromosome C7, BOL, whole genome shotgun sequence sequence TAATTCCTCGTAAAGCCTCTTTTACGACGAACTCACGAGGAAAACCGCCCTCGTTAAGATTATGTTTTCTTGTAGTGTTCGATTTTCATATGCTATTTCTAATGTATCCATGTGACTAGCATCAAGTTTAAATTGTTGTTGTTCATTCATTTGTCCAGCATTATTCTATTTATAATAGGCGTGAACGTTTGAGTTTCAATTTAATTTAATTCGTCGTACGTATTGATCAGACCATGTATTAGTTTCATTGTAATTTTTAGGTAGAATCCATTATTAAATAATAAATAGATAAATGTTACCACAACAAAAAACGCACATAAGGCCGTGTTCGTTTACATGTCGCGCGACCTGCGACCTGCGACTTGCGACTGATCGCAGGTCGCAGGTTGTTGTTCGTTTTGCTGTCGCGTAACATGCGACCTGCGATTGGTCGCAAGTCGCAGGTTGTTGTTCGTTTTGATGTCGCGCGACTGATCGCGCGACCAGTCGCGGGTTCCCATTTAAGTCGCCCGAAAAAACAGCGACTAAAAATTAAGAAAATTTTGATCGCGCGACTGGTCGCAGGTCGCAGATCGCAGGTCGCGCGATACGTAAACGAACATAGTTTTAGTCGCATGTCGCAGGTTTATTCGTAGGTCACAAGTCGCAAGTCGCGCGACACATAAACGAACGTAATTTGTGTTGTGTACCGCACCACAATGCAAGCTTATCTATAGTTGGTGCGTTTTTATAGTAACTCGTATAAACAAAAAACTATTTTTGTTTTGTTTTTAGCCTGTGCGTTATTCAATCAATAACGCCCGCTTTTAAAAAATTTCATGATTGGTAACTACTCTTGGTTTTCTCTCTCCTTAGACCAAAATGTAGATGCAAAGATCAGATGGACGTTCTGATACAGACACAAGTATAACAACGATTGGAGGAGAGTCTTCAACAGAGAAATGTATGTGCAGATGAACAAGTTAAGATGAAGATTGCGAATTGAAGAATGGATTGCGGATCAAGGCGAAGTTAATACGAAGACATCTTGGAGAGCAAGTTTGATTAAGAGATTCACTTTGGAAAAGGGAGATCTCACGATGGGAAATTTCTAAAAGACTTTGGAGAGGTTTTAGAGAACTTGCCTTATTTGGGTAGATAGTAAATATTGGGTAGATAGGCGTAGATAGCTGACTTGGTTGTATTGTATATATAGTCATACTCGACCTGTGGATTAGGGTTGTCGAGAGAATTGTATTCTTAGCATAAGAGTGGAGTTCGCTAAGCTTGTAAGCGAGTGAATAACACTAAGGGTTAAGGGGTAGAGGTTTTAGAAATCTTGTATTCGATCTTAGGACATGTGAGGCTAGAGGAGCAAGTCAAAAAGGGTCTTGATCTTGTTCGAGTTCTGTTTAAAAAGAGACTTGTAAATTTGATTTAAAAGAATACTAGTAATAACACATATTTTTGTTGAGATGTTCTCTGTACTTTACTTTGTAGGTTAGTTCTTGCATTTACACAAAATACGCGCACCATTCATAACATAATATTCCTATAGATCGGAAATGTGAAAGATGAAACAGATGGTTATGGAATCTTCGCAGTATATAAACAAATAAAAATACTTAAATGTGTTTCAGCCACTATGATTGTTTTCGATGCTTTTACTTCTAATATGCAATTTTTAATTGTATCATATATATACATAATACACGGATGGAAATTCTCCCCGATGATAAAGATAAGTTATGAAGTTAATTTTCACGAAACATAAAACGTGTTTAATTATCGTGTGCTGGATTAAAGTTGAAAAGAAATGAAACGCATTGGAGACAAATCTTGACAATACAAAAATAAGGTATAAGTGGTTTGAGAAAAAGGACCACATAAAAGTGAAATAATCTTTATTCCCAAAGAAATTTCCAAAAAAAAACAAAAATCAAAAAAGCTAAATATTTCCTCGTTTAATACTCTTATCAATAATATTATTTATGTTAATGTCAACATATATATTATTATCGTCCAAATAGACCGATAATAAGACTCATTGTTTTTATAACTCTGTAATACAAAATTGTTAGGCTCTTTATAATGGTGCACCGCAATTTTACTGACTTGCATCAATAATTATATTATATTTGTATAATTTTACTTTTAATTTAGTTTATGTACCAGAATCGTTATGTACAATTTTTGATAAAGGAAAAGGCTAAGTACAATTAAGATGACTTTTCTATTTAATAGGTTGTTTTGTTTTTGTGTAATTACGTGGTCCTCTACTTGATGATTTTCAACTTGGAGGATGTTATCTAGATAATGTTCATAGGTTCCATTGTATTTTTTTCATACACTAATAATTTATTTATAATATAAAGGAGTGGGAAAAGATACAAACGATTTGGTCTTTGATTCCACAAATCTCAACTTTCTCCGAATAAGCATTTTGCCAGTTTATGCTATCCCACTTCGTGCTTATTTTTTCTGCATCTAAAAATTAAAACTCCCGTTATCGAGACTTACGTGAAATTTAAATTTTGGTTCGAGAAAATTTACGTAGCATGTTGTTAAAATCTGAGGAAAAGAACCATTAAAAGAATATGTGTTGCATTTTATTTTATTGTAAGAAAAAAGTTGCGAGGATGGATGATGTTAAAAGAAGTTGATCACAGCTGCACATTTATTTCAAATCTACCACCATGCCAAAACTGTTAAAACATCGTCACACCTAGCACTTATATAAATTTTGATAAAACGAAAAATATAGTGAATAAGTTTATACCAAAAAAAAAGATAACTAATTGAAAATTCTCGTGAGATAAAAAAAATAACTTAAGATAAGAGAATTTTTTTTAATGTTTATCATAAATCGATCGGCAAGAGATTGATTGATTTTTTTACTCAATAGATAAGAGAATTGTTGGTTGTTCAAAAAAAAAAAAGATAAGAGAATTGTTGATTCTCATACAAGAGAATCTTACTAATTCATGCTTTATACACTTGCCCTTTGTTATTTATTCATTTTTAAAATTAATTATATAAAGAATTACTATAATATTTACAAGAAACTCTCCCATAATGATAATAAGAGAATTGTTGAATGTAAATCGCGTTTCATCAAAATGGTAAAACGTATAAACTATATACCTTATTGCATAGCAGCATCATTTCAGCATGGTTGGCACTTTCCAATCAAAGTCTATATCCCACTAAGATATAATTCTATAAATTAGGTCGACCTAGGTTATTATTGTTGTCATATATACCATGTATAATATACCAGACAGCGAACTTTTCCAAAAAAACTTGTATGATAAAATCAAATACGAAAAGGCACCATTTTATTTGCATTAGTTACATCAGAAAAATTTAAATTGGAAGTGGTGCACTGTGCACATGGTACATGGCAGTTAGGGCCATAACCTCAGCCTGTGTTTAAAAGTCATGTCCCCACCACGAAAAAGAGATTCGTGACTTCACGAATTGAGTAAAATAATGGCAAAGTATTTTTATTGTTTCATTATTAATATCAACAAACCCCCTTTGGAGATAACACAATATTATAATCTAATTACATAGTTATGCTTGTTTTGTTTGGTAAGCCGACATGTGCTAATCACGACTAGTATCTAAATTGTCTCAAGTCCATCGCATAATCACGGCTGCATCTCTACGTTTCCCAAATGTAAAGTTATTTAAATTATTCGTAAAGTTAATGATTGCCTCCACGCCCTAAACCCCTATATAGAACTTTAATAATAATAGTTAGATCCCAATTATATATTACATGCCTTGTTTATCTTGTACTTTAAGAATAACGAAAACTTGAGCGTATATACCCAAAACGGATAGTGGGAATGTAAGCGACGAGAGGAAAATAGATTAATGAGGAAATTAAGCTTAGATTATCCAATGAATCTTGGGCTTCAATAAACAAAAGATGCTAATCATTGGAAATTAAAATAATATATAATAATTAATATTTAATACATTTAATTAAAAACTGTCTCTTTTCTCAAAGAATAAAGACAGATTTACGAAAAGGACACCTAGATCTTAGTTCGATCGCGTATTAAATTAAGCGACAAAGTACTTTGAAGATAAGTAGCCAAACAATATTACTTAATTTATTAAAAGTTGCATGCAATTATTAATTAGGGTTCATGTGATTTACCAAAAATCGATTTCTAGTATAGTTACTGAATCGGGTGATTAGTTAATATAAACTTCACTTGCATGAAAAGATCAAATGAACTCCTGAACGTGTTATATTATTACCTCCTTGAGACAAGTTCATGGTAATGTCGGAAAACAAACTAATAATAAAAAAAGAAACAAAAGAGCTAAAAACTAAAAAGGAGTTTAATTAATATTAATAAACGTATTAACGATGATAATAGCAGTGCTTCTTACTCTATGATCTAAGCTAAACAGAAGCTTAAGCTTCTTTATTGCTCTTTCCCTGCAAAACAAAAACAGTTTCTCATCTTCACGACGTAGACGACGACCCGTTAGCCGCAGCTCCGCCGCTATCACTCTCGAACCTCCCACCATCGCCGCCGTGCAGGTCGTGTTTTAAACCGTTTCCACCGTGAACGCCAACATCCACCGCGTTGTTATTATTATTATTATTATTATTATTATTATTATTAATATTCTCGCCGCCAGAAACAGCGACGCCGTTGTCGATCTTCTGGACGGTGGTGTCGCCGGAGAACGGCTGGTCGCGGCGGGTGTTGAAGGTGTTTTTGTTATTGTGCATCCAGACCTTGAGCACGCCTTTATCAACACCGACCTCGCGGCAGAAGTCGCGCACCTCGTCCTCGTCGCGCTTCTGAATCTTCCAGCCGATACGGTCGGCGAACTCGTGCATCTTGTCTTTCTGGGTTTGGCTGAACTTAGTCCTGAACCGCTTCCGGGAGCCTGGAGTATGGTGGTTGTGGTGGTGGTGAGTGGAGAGGTTGTTGGCCGCGAAGTTGAGATCTGAGAACGGTAAGCTGTTTCCGCCGGGTTTATTGTTACCGGAGAGAGCGAGGAGCATGTAAGAAGAGGAGATAGGCGGCGGAGAGGAGGAAGTAGGGCTGCGAGGGAGAGGAGGAGCCGGTGGGGGAGGGTGGTGACGGTGGTGAGGCTGATACTCGATTGCGGCGGTGGTGGAGGATGGAGGGAGAGACGGTGGAGGCACGGCGGAAGTGAGGGAAGAGTCATCGGGGTCACGGCGGTGGAAGTTACGGTGGCAACCGCAGGCGGCACACTTGAGGGAAGTTGGATCGGAAGGCGTGGAGGAAGGAGAAGGCATGAACTCGCCGCAACCGTCGAGCGCGTGACCTCCAATCGCGGCAGCGTGGTTCTTGAGGCATTCTTTGTATGTGACGGTGACTGTGCGGTGGTGGATGTGGTGGTGGCGTTTGATGATTCCGTTGCTGAAGGAGATCGGTTTAGCTGGTTGGATCCGGGTTGGTGTTTCGGATTCGGGTTCAGGAGATTTAGGAGTCATATCCATTGTTCCAACTTCAAGCATCGATGGCTTAATTATTTTCAAAGATAATCTTGAGAGAAAAGAAAACGAAAATTAGGGTTTAGGTTAAAGCTCAAAACAAAAGTTTGGTATTCAGAAACGAAGAGAGAGCTAATCAACTTTTGGAGATCATTTGATGGTTTTTATATTAAAATGTTAAAAATAACTTTTCGAAGAAGAAGAGGAAGATGTTATAAGATGATGGTGTGGTGAATGTTGGTAAGACGGAATAAAATAATTAATAAGAGATATAAAAATTAATAAATATGAACAATAAATATATTATTATGTATTTAAAAGAAAAATTCAAAGGACAGGGGTTCGAGATTGATAATTTAACTATGGTTAGTTGAGTATGGTTAATGAGGAACTGGGGCCCAGAATAGGGAAATATATGAGTAATAAATGTCTTAAACCTAAAGACAGTCCAGTTATTAATTTTTTTCATGCATTGTGACACTTCTTATTTAAACTATCTTTTTACTCTCTTTTTCTTATTTTCTTACTATTTTTTCCTTCTGTAAAAACCTGTTTTTCTTACATTTCATGGATATTTGATTGATACCGATGTAACTAGCAACTTCGTTTGGAAAGTTTTAATCTTACTAAATGATTACTGACAGAGATTATTGAAAATTAGTAAAAGCTTTTGTGTGCAGATACTAAAATGGCCATACATTTTTTTTTGTCATTGACTAGTTCTAATATGTTTGAATACAAATTGGTTAGTTTAGCGTATCTAGCTTAGAAATTGGAATAAACCCAAGCTTATGTGTATAGATGTGAGGTTGAATTATGAAATTGCATATTGTTTCTAAAGAAGCGTTTACTGTATCTCTGTTCTGGCTTTCCGATAAGCCCTCAATTTAGTTCACTCACTGACCATCAGATTTTGATAAAACTGTGCGTTCATGTGACACTAAACCATACATTACATCCGATTATGTAAATTTATCTCTCTTTCTTCAAAGACTAATAATAAAAAAACTGTATGTGTGTGTATACGGTTGCTTAAAATACGTTTGTTATTGACATTTTGCAGCCTTGCAGAAGAATAAAATGTATGTCACTGTTGTTGGGGATCTTAGGGACTGCCTATTATTTATTGTAACCTGTGTATAAAAATTATAGTATACAAAATAATAAATAGTAATACTATTTTCTGATAATATTTGCATAAAAATTATAGCAGAGAATACAATGAGGAATAAGTTTTTGTTATATATAATTAAGCTATGAGGAAAACATTAATAATTATCCTACTGCTTCTGATTTGTCTTTAATCCAAATATAAGGAAAAACTTGCAAGTTATTGTTTATATATTTGGAATATATTTTTTTTTTTTTTTTTTTTTTTTTTTTTTTTTTTTTTTTTTTTTTTTTTTTTTTTTTTTTGTAGACTAGGATGGGTTCGGGCCTTCGGCCTTAATCCCACCCCAGGCCCGGGGCCGGCCGGCGCTGATACCGATAACATGGCGTAAAGCACCCCTCCCCATGGGAATCGAACTAGGGGTGCAATGGAACCTACTCCAAGCACTAAACCACTAGCCCAACGCACCTTGGGTTATATTTGGAATATCTTTCGACGTGGAAAGAACAGGAAGATTGAGAGAATCTGATATGCATTTCGTGAGTTATAGTGTGTTTGTTTCCATGTATGTAATTAACTAGCTAGACCGTGATAATCTTTTGTATGCAGTATCTATAAAGTTTATGGGTTTTCAACTTACAATCGATTGGAATAATTTCACATGTCTCTTGTATATTATAGTTCACATTAATCACATCTCAGTTCGATGATGGTATGTAGATAACTCGATATTTAGATACGCGTATTAGATATCCTGATTCAACTTGTATCGATTTAGTTTACTGATTAACGTAGTTGATTAGGGCATTCATGTTTAAACATCAATCACATTTACGACACAATTATTCACGTCCTATTATTACAGCTAAACGACACTTGTTCCGGTCGTAACAAAGCAACTTTCCGAAACCGTACCTTGATTCCCACGAAGTCTTATTTCTTGACTAATCTACCCTCGAGAGATCAGCCATATTACGATCAACTCCAGAAACCGTGTTGGTACTGGGTAGGCTTTAACCTTCTGTGCGCTTCTTGTCACTAATCCACCAGACACGACCAAAGTTATTTTTGGGCTTGAAATGATGATGATTAATGGCAATAAATATGGTTAAATATGGCTTTCTTATTTTTAAATGCTTTTCAACAAAACTACGTAATCATAGTTAACACGCAAAGAATTAAGGCTGACACGTACTTGAATACTCCACATGTCAACCCAAGGTATCACTAGCATAGTTTAGAAGCTTGCCACGTTAAGTTAAACGCTCTTGGGAGAATCATCTTTCGAATAGTCAAGACTCGACATTTTTAGCAAAGACTCGAAAAGTTAATATCTTTTCAATAATCTTTTAAGGAAATATAAGAAATTGCATAATCTTTCCTTCGAAGAAAAATATAAATTAAAACCGGGCTGATAAGCAATCAATTAATGCTATTCCAGCTAACAAGTTGACCAACTGATGTATTTTAATTTATCAAAAAATTGTTTAGTTTAAATTTTATGTTGGATAGATGATAAAGACGGAGCATAAAAACTAGTATCCTCTTTTATTTTCTTGGGCACAGAATCATGAATTGCATGGTTGGTCCATAATAAAGATAAAGTTTTGTTGGCTTTTTTATTTTTGCTTGCATAACCATGTGGTCCTAAAAACGCAAGAACTTATAATCAATGGTCTAATAGGAAAAGGAAAACCCTAACTAGCTTTACTGTAGACTTGTTGGTTGTATTCTTACGCTAACTAATGTTATTTTGCATAATCCCTTTCTTCTTTAAATCGAATAAAATCACTTATTTACACTCTAATAAAAGAATATTATAAAACACACAGATACATAAATCCCGTTTAAGTCGATTGTGTTATGAAAAGAACCGGAATTTTATTATATCGCGAGAATTTGAATAAGGGCAAAATTTATACTCGTAGAATTTTTAACACTGATAGAAAGAATTTACTATAGAGAGAAGAGAAGGTTGAGGAATGATCATCTAAATCGATCGTTTATATAGAGAAAAAATCTACTGTGCAAATAGTGCAGCGGGTCCCACATCTTTTTATATTTCAAACATTACGGCTCCTCCTTTTGACTTTCGTAACACTCCCCCTTGGGGGCCGGTGTCACTATCCGCTCTCGCTTAACGTCTTTGTTGCCTCGTTAAAAACCTTTCCAGGAAAACCCAATGGGAAAAACCATAGTAAGGTAAAAAGAGTACAACCACGTAAGCTCCCCCTCNNNNNNNNNNNNNNNNNNNNNNNNNNNNNNNNNNNNNNNNNNNNNNNNNNNNNNNNNNNNNNNNNNNNNNNNNNNNNNNNNNNNNNNNNNNNNNNNNNNNNNNNNNNNNNNNNNNNNNNNNNNNNNNNNNNNNNNNNNNNNNNNNNNNNNNNNNNNNNNNNNNNNNNNNNNNNNNNNNNNNNNNNNNNNNNNNNNNNNNNNNNNNNNNNNNNNNNNNNNNNNNNNNNNNNNNNNNNNNNNNNNNNNNNNNNNNNNNNNNNNNNNNNNNNNNNNNNNNNNNNNNNNNNNNNNNNNNNNNNNNNNNNNNNNNNNNNNNNNNNNNNNNNNNNNNNNNNNNNNNNNNNNNNNNNNNNNNNNNNNNNNNNNNNNNNNNNNNNNNNNNNNNNNNNNNNNNNNNNNNNNNNNNNNNNNNNNNNNNNNNNNNNNNNNNNNNNNNNNNNNNNNNNNNNNNNNNNNNNNNNNNNNNNNNNNNNNNNNNNNNNNNNNNNNNNNNNNNNNNNNNNNNNNNNNNNNNNNNNNNNNNNNN is a genomic window containing:
- the LOC106307119 gene encoding zinc-finger homeodomain protein 9, producing MLEVGTMDMTPKSPEPESETPTRIQPAKPISFSNGIIKRHHHIHHRTVTVTYKECLKNHAAAIGGHALDGCGEFMPSPSSTPSDPTSLKCAACGCHRNFHRRDPDDSSLTSAVPPPSLPPSSTTAAIEYQPHHRHHPPPPAPPLPRSPTSSSPPPISSSYMLLALSGNNKPGGNSLPFSDLNFAANNLSTHHHHNHHTPGSRKRFRTKFSQTQKDKMHEFADRIGWKIQKRDEDEVRDFCREVGVDKGVLKVWMHNNKNTFNTRRDQPFSGDTTVQKIDNGVAVSGGENINNNNNNNNNNNNNAVDVGVHGGNGLKHDLHGGDGGRFESDSGGAAANGSSSTS